One region of Acidobacteriota bacterium genomic DNA includes:
- a CDS encoding S8 family serine peptidase — protein sequence MSTRPGIFVRLLVCGIVLAIAASIPGYSADRPILSEEPVVLDKASHPVTTATREFLAGRDGDTVKIWVFFTDKAVFSRSDFARAASSVTLTERALRRRAKVGLDKVVFADLPVAPDYIDRIVDLGATHRRTSRWLNAASFEAPMDRLDDIGSLPFVTGIKPIAAGRKVEPVSLSDLRDTEGYPTAQAPDALNYGASVSQLTQINVPAVHDKGYSGQGVTLAIMDTGFRKSHQSFAFHWSESRVLAEWDFVFNDGNTANETGDVSNQWNHGTYIWSTSGGELDGTIYGPAYKANFILCKTEDLRSETPVEEDNWVAALEFADSVGTDVITTSLGYMRWDDASGYTYEDMDGATATISIAAGTCDGLGIVMCNSMGNDGPALGTLTAPADAFDILSIGAVTSVGSIASFSSRGPTSDGRPKPDVCARGVSTYCASASSDFSYAYVNGTSLSTPLVAGAVCLVIEARPDFTPAMVREALRETASKAGSPDSTTYGWGIINVDAAIAYDQDADGYGELTDNCPAIYNPGQEDADGDEVGDVCDDCTDTDGDGYGNPGFAANTCAVDNCPDDFNPDQADADSNGVGNVCESCCLGITGNIDGDEEEAIDIGDLTRLIDYLFITQTELECMPEGNTDGDEEGDVDIGDLTALIDYLFISNTEPSACQ from the coding sequence ATGTCAACGCGTCCCGGAATATTCGTTCGTCTGCTTGTATGCGGCATCGTCCTCGCTATCGCTGCATCGATTCCCGGTTACTCGGCCGACAGGCCGATACTGAGCGAAGAACCGGTGGTCCTCGATAAAGCCTCCCACCCTGTCACCACCGCTACCCGTGAGTTCCTGGCCGGTCGTGACGGTGATACCGTCAAGATCTGGGTCTTCTTCACTGATAAGGCTGTGTTCAGTCGCTCAGATTTCGCCCGGGCGGCGTCCTCCGTCACGTTGACGGAACGCGCCCTGAGACGCCGGGCCAAGGTGGGACTGGACAAGGTCGTCTTTGCCGACCTCCCGGTGGCGCCTGACTATATCGACCGGATCGTTGACCTTGGCGCCACGCATCGCCGGACGTCCCGATGGTTAAACGCGGCCAGTTTCGAGGCGCCGATGGACCGGCTGGACGATATCGGTTCGCTGCCGTTCGTGACCGGGATCAAACCTATCGCGGCGGGCCGAAAGGTTGAACCAGTCAGCCTTTCCGATCTGCGCGACACGGAGGGCTATCCTACGGCGCAGGCTCCGGACGCTTTGAACTACGGGGCCTCGGTCAGCCAGCTCACCCAGATCAACGTCCCGGCGGTTCATGACAAAGGATATAGCGGTCAGGGCGTGACCCTGGCCATCATGGATACCGGATTCCGCAAGAGTCACCAGTCATTCGCTTTCCACTGGTCCGAAAGCCGCGTGCTGGCCGAGTGGGATTTTGTCTTCAATGACGGCAATACGGCCAACGAAACGGGCGACGTGTCCAATCAGTGGAACCATGGAACATACATCTGGTCGACCTCGGGAGGCGAACTGGACGGCACGATTTACGGGCCGGCCTATAAAGCCAACTTCATTCTATGCAAGACCGAAGATCTCCGTTCCGAGACCCCGGTTGAAGAGGACAACTGGGTGGCGGCACTGGAGTTCGCGGATTCCGTTGGAACCGACGTCATCACGACGTCTCTCGGCTATATGCGATGGGACGATGCCAGCGGCTACACGTACGAGGACATGGATGGGGCCACGGCGACGATAAGCATTGCGGCCGGCACGTGCGACGGTCTGGGAATCGTGATGTGCAACTCGATGGGTAACGACGGCCCCGCGCTGGGTACGCTTACCGCTCCGGCCGACGCGTTTGACATTCTGTCGATCGGGGCAGTGACGTCGGTGGGGAGTATCGCCAGCTTCTCGTCGCGCGGACCGACATCCGACGGCCGGCCCAAGCCCGACGTTTGCGCCCGGGGTGTTTCGACGTATTGCGCGTCGGCCTCGAGCGATTTCTCGTATGCCTACGTGAACGGCACGTCACTGTCCACGCCCCTGGTGGCCGGGGCCGTGTGCCTCGTCATCGAAGCACGACCGGATTTCACCCCGGCCATGGTGCGCGAGGCGTTACGGGAGACGGCCTCCAAGGCCGGCTCACCGGACAGCACCACTTACGGCTGGGGGATCATCAACGTTGACGCCGCCATCGCCTACGACCAGGACGCCGACGGGTATGGTGAATTGACGGACAACTGCCCGGCCATTTATAACCCGGGCCAGGAAGATGCGGACGGTGACGAAGTCGGCGACGTCTGTGATGATTGTACGGACACGGACGGTGACGGTTACGGTAATCCCGGCTTCGCGGCCAACACCTGTGCGGTCGACAACTGTCCCGACGATTTCAATCCGGACCAGGCTGACGCTGACAGCAACGGCGTCGGTAACGTCTGCGAATCCTGCTGCCTGGGCATTACCGGGAACATTGACGGCGACGAGGAAGAGGCCATCGATATCGGTGACCTGACCCGCCTGATCGACTACCTGTTCATCACTCAGACCGAGCTAGAGTGCATGCCGGAAGGCAACACTGACGGTGACGAGGAAGGCGACGTGGACATCGGCGACCTTACCGCGCTGATTGACTACCTGTTTATCAGCAATACAGAGCCGTCGGCATGTCAGTGA
- a CDS encoding prepilin-type N-terminal cleavage/methylation domain-containing protein has translation MENRLTSNRGVTLIELMIVTVIVGIVSAMAVPRFQIAWERMKIRGANRAITSTIRLARSYAISDKEQYGLLFDGEALTVTLFKDVVNPSGLLFETGDSVIRVDTLPQEYTFLGTDCTNDVLAFRPNGSAEFDGGGNVYAMASTADVVAIHQNNILASTGRVACSSYIY, from the coding sequence ATGGAAAATAGACTCACATCGAATCGCGGCGTTACGCTCATCGAGTTGATGATTGTAACGGTAATAGTAGGTATTGTCTCTGCCATGGCCGTCCCGAGGTTTCAGATTGCCTGGGAACGGATGAAGATCAGGGGTGCCAACCGGGCCATTACGTCGACAATCCGGCTGGCTCGGTCGTACGCCATCAGTGACAAGGAACAGTACGGGCTGCTCTTCGATGGCGAGGCCCTGACCGTCACCCTGTTTAAGGACGTAGTCAACCCGAGCGGACTGCTGTTTGAGACCGGGGATTCGGTTATCCGGGTGGATACGCTGCCCCAGGAATACACCTTCCTGGGTACCGACTGCACGAACGACGTGCTGGCCTTCAGACCCAACGGTTCGGCCGAGTTCGACGGAGGCGGCAACGTGTACGCCATGGCCAGCACTGCCGACGTGGTCGCGATTCACCAGAACAACATTCTGGCCTCCACCGGGCGAGTGGCCTGCTCGAGCTATATTTACTGA